The Impatiens glandulifera chromosome 8, dImpGla2.1, whole genome shotgun sequence genome includes a window with the following:
- the LOC124911282 gene encoding cationic amino acid transporter 4, vacuolar-like: protein MDRIQKCRFQSLIRRKRVDSVHARRQRGHELLPKRISVFDLIAIGVGSTIGAGVYILIGTVAREDTGPALTVSFLIAGLAAALSAFCYAELACRCPSAGSAYHYSYICVGEGVAWLIGWALILEYTIGGSAVARGISPNLAWFFGGQENLPAFLARKTLFGVVVDPCAATLVLIVTGLLCAGIKESSTVQAVVTSINVCAMVFITVVGAYLGFTTGWKGYKLPSGYSPFGVNGIFAGSAIVFFSYIGFDAVTSTAEEVKNPQRDLPLGMGIALLTCCTLYMLVSSVLVGLVPYYALDPDTPISSAFASLGMEWAGYIVTTGAVTALLSSLLGSILPQPRVLMAMARDGLLPSFFSDINEHTQVPVKGTIVTGIFAAALAFFMDVSQLAGMVSVGTLLAFTIVAISVLILRYNPPDVVPLVSSFREPTDSVTTQYTKFIDHEISEDSIEDTFTKGETSLQNTLILKGVSESDHLRRRNIAAWSITFVCIGILVLACAASTERLSSIPRFILCGVGSIIMLCSLIILACIDQDDGRHNFGHTGGFICPFVPYLPVACILVNTYLLVNLGSWTWISVSIWLAIGALVYLLYGRTHSSLRNAVYIPTAHADEIYRNSS from the exons ATGGATAGGATTCAGAAATGCCGCTTTCAATCTCTGATAAGAAGAAAACGAGTTGATTCGGTGCATGCAAGGCGACAAAGGGGCCACGAATTGTTACCCAAACGAATCTCTGTTTTCGACCTCATTGCAATTG GAGTTGGATCAACAATTGGCGCTGGAGTTTACATACTAATAGGAACAGTTGCTAGAGAAGATACAGGGCCTGCTCTTACTGTTTCATTTCTTATTGCTGGTTTAGCTGCTGCTCTTTCTGCATTTTGTTACGCAGAATTGGCTTGTCGATGTCCGTCTGCAGGAAGTGCGTatcattattcatatatatgtGTAGGAGAAGG AGTTGCATGGCTAATTGGTTGGGCTTTAATACTTGAATATACAATTGGTGGCTCAGCCGTTGCACGTGGCATATCTCCAAATTTG GCATGGTTTTTTGGAGGACAAGAAAATCTTCCTGCTTTTTTGGCTCGAAAGACACTTTTTGGTGTTGTGGTAGATCCATGTGCAGCAACTTTGGTTCTTATAGTTACTGGCCTCCTCTGTGCAGGAATCAAAGAG AGTTCTACTGTACAAGCAGTTGTTACAAGTATTAATGTGTGTGCCATGGTTTTCATCACGGTTGTTGGTGCATATCTTGGTTTCACGACAGGTTGGAAAGGATACAAACTTCCTAGTGG gtACTCTCCTTTTGGAGTAAATGGCATATTTGCAGGTTCTGCAATAGTTTTCTTTTCCTACATAGGTTTTGACGCAGTTACGAGCACAGCCGAGGAG GTGAAGAATCCTCAGAGAGATTTGCCACTTGGTATGGGAATTGCATTGCTTACATGTTGTACTCTGTATATGCTCGTCTCTTCGGTACTTGTCGGGTTAGTGCCATATTATGCACTTGATCCAGATACTCCAATCTCCTCGGCTTTTGCTAGTCTTGGGATGGAATGGGCAGG TTATATCGTTACAACCGGAGCAGTTACTGCACTTTTATCAAGTCTGCTTGGTTCAATTCTTCCTCAG CCGCGAGTCCTTATGGCGATGGCTAGAGATGGATTATTACCTTCATTCTTCTCAGACATAAATGAACACACTCAAGTGCCAGTAAAAGGCACAATAGTTACTGGTATCTTTGCCGCAGCTCTGGCTTTCTTCATGGATGTTTCACAATTGGCAGGAATG gtgAGTGTTGGTACATTGTTAGCTTTTACCATTGTAGCTATCTCAGTTCTCATACTAAGATACAACCCACCAGATGTAGTTCCACTTGTATCATCATTCCGAGAACCAACAGATTCGGTGACAACacaatatacaaaatttatcgATCATGAGATTTCCGAGGATTCCATTGAAGACACGTTTACTAAAGGGGAGACCTCACTTCAAAATACCCTTATTTTGAAAGGAGTGTCTGAAA GTGATCACCTGAGACGACGCAATATTGCTGCCTGGAGTATTACCTTTGTGTGCATAGGCATCCTTGTACTTGCATGTGCAGCATCAACAGAAAGATTATCAAG TATTCCTCGGTTTATATTATGTGGAGTTGGTAGCATCATTATGCTATGCAGTTTGATTATTCTCGCTTGTATAGATCAAGATGATGGAAGGCATAATTTTGGACATACAGGAG GTTTCATTTGCCCGTTTGTGCCATATCTGCCTGTTGCTTGCATCCTTGTAAACACCTACTTGCTCGTAAATCTTGG GTCTTGGACTTGGATTAGTGTTTCGATATGGCTAGCAATAGGAGCATTGGTATACTTATTGTATGGAAGAACACATAGCTCTTTGAGGAATGCGGTTTACATCCCAACTGCTCATGCTGATGAGATCTATCGCAATTCTTCATAA